One window of Hymenobacter sp. BRD128 genomic DNA carries:
- a CDS encoding ribonuclease P protein component yields MNELPAASPPSPANRSYTFPKAEHLCSKKLIEKLFSRQNPSLGVYPLRLTWVAAPARTTAPPQVLITVPKRAFKRAVDRNRLKRLVREAYRLNKYRLTEAENGHPVAVLGILYTGKEKSALALVEKKLISGLNRLLAESMVQPAP; encoded by the coding sequence GTGAACGAGCTACCCGCTGCCAGTCCCCCATCGCCCGCCAACCGAAGCTATACCTTTCCCAAGGCCGAGCACCTGTGCAGCAAGAAGCTGATTGAAAAGCTTTTTAGCCGGCAAAATCCTTCGCTGGGGGTGTATCCGCTGCGCCTTACCTGGGTGGCGGCGCCGGCCCGCACCACGGCCCCGCCCCAGGTGCTCATCACGGTGCCCAAGCGGGCCTTCAAGCGGGCCGTAGACCGTAACCGCCTTAAGCGCCTCGTGCGCGAAGCCTATCGCCTTAATAAATACCGCCTTACCGAAGCCGAAAACGGCCATCCGGTGGCGGTTTTAGGTATTTTGTACACCGGCAAGGAAAAAAGCGCGCTGGCGCTGGTCGAAAAAAAATTAATTTCTGGGTTGAATCGTTTGCTGGCAGAATCTATGGTGCAACCCGCGCCGTAG
- a CDS encoding S41 family peptidase, which translates to MTIRKKLLATLGLGALGLVSFRAASDSDRYFEIAKNLDIFATLFKEVNTYYVDEITPGKLVKTGIDGMLKSLDPYTNYIPEDDIEDFRTLTTGQYGGIGIEVAKRNGKFVVQSAYEGYPAQKAGLLPGDEILTVNSINVDKKSSSDINKLLRGQANSVVKLMVTRYGQDKPVEIEVTRDRIQVDNVRYYGMLTNDIGYFQLGGFTMDAGREVRNAVVKLKEKGAKKIVFDIRDNPGGLLNEAVNISNLFVDKGLDVVSTKGKVTEWNKTYKALDVPLDTQMPIAVITSNRSASASEIVSGVLQDYDRAVLVGERTFGKGLVQATRPLSYNSQLKVTTAKYYIPSGRCIQEIDYSHRADDGALSKFPDSLRTAFKTQAGRTVYDGGGVAPDIDVQDREIADITRVLIQKSYLFDYATRYHAEHTTIAPARDFKLSDAEYQKFVMYLQGKSMAYSTDAERVLTDLTKKVKEEKHYDDVKPELDAIKRKVAANKTNDLQRFKPEIRELLEEEIASRYYYEKGRTEAGFDDDLNIQAAIAVLNDPNRYAALLKPGGQAASARKSAGTK; encoded by the coding sequence ATGACAATCCGTAAAAAATTACTCGCTACCCTCGGTCTTGGTGCGCTCGGTCTGGTCAGTTTCCGGGCGGCGTCCGACAGTGACCGGTACTTTGAGATTGCTAAGAACCTCGACATTTTCGCCACCTTATTCAAGGAGGTGAACACGTACTACGTGGACGAGATTACGCCCGGTAAGCTGGTGAAAACGGGCATCGACGGTATGTTGAAGTCGCTGGACCCCTATACCAACTATATTCCGGAAGACGACATCGAGGACTTTCGCACGCTTACCACGGGGCAGTATGGCGGCATTGGCATCGAGGTAGCCAAGCGCAATGGCAAGTTTGTGGTGCAGAGCGCCTACGAAGGCTACCCGGCTCAGAAAGCTGGTCTCCTGCCCGGCGATGAAATACTGACGGTCAACAGCATAAATGTTGACAAGAAATCCAGCTCCGATATCAACAAACTGCTGCGGGGCCAGGCCAACTCGGTAGTGAAGCTGATGGTGACGCGCTATGGCCAGGATAAGCCGGTCGAAATTGAGGTGACCCGCGACCGCATCCAGGTAGATAACGTGCGCTACTACGGCATGCTCACCAACGACATTGGCTACTTTCAGCTAGGGGGCTTCACGATGGATGCGGGCCGCGAGGTGCGCAACGCGGTAGTAAAGCTTAAAGAAAAAGGCGCGAAGAAAATTGTGTTTGATATTCGCGACAACCCCGGCGGCCTGCTCAATGAGGCGGTAAACATTTCCAACTTGTTTGTAGACAAGGGCCTGGACGTGGTGAGCACCAAGGGCAAGGTGACGGAGTGGAACAAGACCTACAAGGCGCTCGATGTGCCGCTCGATACGCAGATGCCGATTGCCGTGATAACGAGCAACCGCTCGGCCTCGGCTTCGGAAATCGTGTCGGGCGTGCTGCAAGACTACGACCGTGCCGTGCTGGTGGGCGAGCGCACCTTCGGTAAGGGCCTCGTGCAGGCTACTAGGCCACTGAGCTACAACTCGCAGCTGAAAGTGACCACGGCCAAGTATTACATCCCAAGCGGGCGCTGCATTCAGGAAATCGACTATTCGCACCGCGCCGACGATGGCGCGCTGAGCAAATTTCCGGACTCGCTGCGCACGGCGTTTAAGACCCAGGCTGGCCGCACGGTGTACGATGGCGGCGGCGTGGCGCCCGATATCGACGTGCAGGACCGCGAAATCGCCGATATCACCCGGGTGCTCATTCAGAAGAGCTACCTCTTTGACTACGCTACCCGCTACCATGCCGAGCACACTACTATCGCGCCGGCCCGCGACTTTAAGCTGTCGGATGCTGAGTACCAGAAGTTTGTGATGTATCTGCAAGGCAAGAGCATGGCCTACAGCACCGATGCCGAGCGCGTGCTCACCGACCTCACCAAAAAGGTGAAGGAGGAAAAGCACTACGACGACGTGAAGCCCGAACTCGACGCCATCAAGCGCAAGGTAGCCGCCAACAAAACCAACGACTTGCAGCGCTTCAAGCCCGAAATCCGGGAGTTGCTGGAGGAGGAAATCGCCTCGCGCTACTATTACGAGAAGGGCCGCACCGAAGCGGGCTTCGACGACGACCTGAATATCCAAGCGGCCATTGCGGTGCTCAATGACCCCAACCGCTACGCCGCACTGCTGAAGCCCGGTGGGCAGGCGGCGAGTGCGCGCAAGTCGGCGGGAACGAAATAA
- the rfaD gene encoding ADP-glyceromanno-heptose 6-epimerase: MIVVTGAAGFIASCLVSRLNAANFNDLVVVDNFAIEKKLPNIQGKKLREYVDREEFFPWLDAHHEQVEFVFHLGARTDTTEQDPAIFDLLNLNYSKQMWQACVRYNLPLVYASSGATYGDGRLGYSDQDDALPYQLRPLNPYGDSKNDFDKWALAQEEKPYFWAGLKFFNVYGPNEYHKGRMASVILHAFRQIRENGSMQLFRSHNPEYVDGGQMRDFVYVKDVVEVCYFLLHHRTHPGLYNLGTGQARTFMDLALNTFAAMGQPADIRFRDTPEDIRDTYQYFTEADMRKLRSIGYDRPFASLEEGIRDYVQGYLVEGAYY, translated from the coding sequence ATGATAGTCGTCACCGGCGCCGCCGGCTTCATCGCCAGCTGCTTAGTCTCCCGCCTCAACGCTGCTAATTTTAACGACCTCGTAGTAGTCGACAATTTTGCCATTGAGAAAAAGCTGCCCAATATTCAAGGCAAAAAGCTGCGCGAGTACGTCGACCGCGAGGAGTTTTTCCCGTGGCTCGACGCCCACCACGAGCAGGTCGAATTCGTCTTTCATCTCGGTGCCCGCACCGACACCACCGAGCAGGACCCCGCCATCTTCGACCTGCTCAACCTCAACTACAGCAAGCAGATGTGGCAAGCCTGCGTGCGCTACAACCTGCCGCTGGTGTACGCCAGCAGCGGCGCCACCTACGGCGACGGCCGCCTCGGCTACTCCGACCAGGACGATGCCCTGCCCTACCAGCTGCGCCCGCTCAACCCCTACGGCGACTCCAAAAACGACTTCGACAAGTGGGCCCTGGCCCAGGAAGAAAAGCCCTATTTCTGGGCCGGCCTCAAGTTTTTCAACGTCTACGGCCCCAACGAGTACCACAAGGGCCGCATGGCCTCGGTTATCCTGCACGCCTTTCGCCAGATTCGCGAGAATGGCAGCATGCAGCTCTTCCGCTCGCACAACCCCGAGTACGTGGACGGCGGCCAGATGCGCGACTTCGTGTACGTGAAGGACGTGGTGGAAGTGTGCTATTTCCTACTGCACCACCGCACCCATCCGGGCCTCTACAACCTCGGCACCGGCCAGGCCCGCACCTTCATGGACCTCGCCCTCAACACCTTCGCCGCGATGGGCCAGCCGGCCGACATCCGCTTCCGCGACACGCCCGAGGACATCCGCGACACTTACCAGTACTTCACCGAGGCCGACATGCGCAAGCTGCGCAGCATCGGCTACGACCGGCCGTTTGCCTCGCTGGAGGAAGGTATTCGGGATTACGTGCAGGGGTATTTGGTCGAGGGCGCTTATTACTAG
- a CDS encoding molybdopterin dinucleotide binding domain-containing protein, producing the protein MANFTTTTLEKYTTEPDQLILMTVRSHDQFNTTIYEYNDRYRGIHGERRVLFMNKEDIAARGLKAKDLIDITSHYEGEQRTVEKFIVVPYDIPKGNVSAYFPEANPLVPISSVAKTSNTPTSKYVVVTVAPTKAEKVPQAQKQRQQAVPA; encoded by the coding sequence ATGGCGAACTTCACCACGACCACCCTGGAGAAGTACACCACCGAGCCCGACCAGCTCATCCTGATGACGGTGCGCAGCCATGACCAGTTCAACACCACCATCTACGAGTACAACGACCGCTACCGGGGCATCCACGGCGAGCGCCGGGTGCTTTTTATGAATAAAGAAGATATTGCCGCCCGCGGCCTCAAGGCCAAGGACCTCATCGACATCACGAGCCACTACGAGGGCGAGCAGCGCACCGTGGAGAAGTTTATCGTAGTGCCCTACGATATTCCGAAGGGCAACGTATCGGCCTACTTCCCGGAGGCTAACCCGCTGGTACCCATTTCCAGCGTAGCCAAAACGAGCAACACGCCCACCTCCAAGTACGTGGTGGTGACGGTGGCGCCTACCAAGGCCGAAAAGGTGCCGCAGGCGCAGAAGCAGCGGCAGCAGGCCGTGCCAGCGTAG
- a CDS encoding FdhF/YdeP family oxidoreductase yields the protein MEESPIADPSKAGKSEQQGAQANQPKSGERSEQGEAPAPDHYRPDPQNERDQRHIPAPDTLGAKYRNPVLAQPTEEFTGLKLENRMKIAAGVQAVIKSMEFNWGEAGLTRGTHGLLKMNQKDGFDCSSCAWPDPDDHRSVAEFCENGAKATASDADDKACGPEVFAKYSLAELSHLSDRDQNNLGRLTHPMVKRPGGTHYEPIEWPEAFEIIGRELNALKSPNEAAFYTSGKVPNEPAFLFQLFAKQFGTNNLPDCSNMCHESSGAALSPTLGLGKGSVTLNDIHEAEVILIIGQNPGTNHPRMLTALQKAKRNGAKIISVNPLIEAGLNHFKNPQDFMNPLKALGALLGDGTPITDLFLQVRVDGDMALLRGIMKHLFEAEDMNPGQVVDHAFVKQYTTGFESFEQNIRATSWEDIEQLSGISRALLLEAANIIAHKQKIITCWAMGVTQQRQGVQTIQEIVNLQLMKGAIGKPGAGTCPVRGHSNVQGDRTMGVWEQPTKEFQDALGKEFNFKAPYEHGYDTVEAIKAMYHGELKVYFGLGGNLLAAGPDTELIAEGMRRQNLTVYVGTKLNRGHLTTGKTSLLLPCFTHADIDMQKSGHQMTSCENSMGVVSQNKGVLVPLPGNKILSEVAILAGVAIATLGEKTNVADWVAMTENYDVIRDHISRVIPGFEKFNEKLRKPGGFYLPNGPASASSRPRTAWRTSPRPPWRSTPPSPTSSS from the coding sequence ATGGAAGAGTCACCAATTGCCGACCCAAGCAAAGCCGGCAAAAGCGAGCAGCAGGGCGCCCAGGCCAACCAGCCCAAGAGTGGCGAGCGCTCGGAGCAGGGCGAGGCGCCCGCCCCCGACCACTACCGCCCCGACCCGCAGAATGAGCGTGACCAGCGCCACATTCCGGCCCCCGACACGCTGGGCGCCAAGTACCGCAACCCGGTGCTGGCCCAGCCCACCGAAGAGTTTACGGGCCTGAAGCTGGAAAACCGCATGAAAATTGCGGCCGGCGTGCAGGCCGTTATCAAGTCGATGGAATTTAACTGGGGCGAGGCGGGCCTCACGCGCGGCACCCACGGCTTGCTCAAGATGAACCAGAAGGATGGTTTCGACTGCTCATCCTGCGCCTGGCCCGACCCCGATGACCACCGCTCGGTAGCCGAGTTTTGCGAGAACGGCGCCAAGGCAACGGCTTCGGATGCCGACGACAAAGCCTGCGGCCCCGAGGTGTTTGCCAAGTACAGCCTGGCCGAGCTTTCGCACCTGAGCGACCGCGACCAGAATAACCTCGGCCGCCTCACCCACCCGATGGTGAAGCGCCCCGGCGGCACTCACTACGAGCCCATCGAATGGCCCGAAGCCTTCGAGATTATCGGCCGCGAGCTGAACGCGCTGAAGTCGCCCAACGAAGCCGCGTTCTACACCTCGGGCAAGGTGCCGAATGAGCCGGCATTCCTGTTTCAATTGTTTGCCAAGCAGTTCGGCACCAATAACTTGCCCGACTGCTCCAACATGTGCCACGAAAGCAGCGGCGCGGCCCTTAGCCCCACGCTGGGCCTGGGCAAAGGCTCCGTTACGCTCAACGACATCCACGAGGCGGAGGTGATTCTCATCATCGGCCAAAACCCTGGCACCAACCACCCGCGCATGCTCACGGCCTTGCAAAAAGCCAAGCGCAATGGGGCCAAAATCATCAGCGTGAACCCGTTGATTGAGGCTGGCCTGAATCACTTCAAGAATCCGCAGGATTTTATGAACCCGCTCAAGGCGCTGGGCGCGCTACTGGGCGATGGCACGCCGATAACCGACCTGTTCCTGCAAGTGCGGGTCGATGGCGACATGGCCCTGTTGCGCGGCATCATGAAGCACCTCTTTGAGGCCGAGGACATGAACCCCGGCCAGGTAGTGGACCATGCTTTCGTGAAGCAGTACACTACGGGCTTCGAGTCGTTTGAGCAGAATATCCGCGCTACCAGCTGGGAGGACATTGAGCAACTCAGCGGTATCAGCCGGGCATTATTGCTGGAAGCGGCCAACATCATCGCCCACAAGCAGAAAATTATCACCTGCTGGGCTATGGGTGTAACGCAGCAGCGCCAGGGCGTGCAGACCATTCAGGAGATTGTGAATCTGCAGCTTATGAAAGGCGCCATTGGCAAGCCCGGCGCGGGCACCTGCCCGGTGCGCGGCCACTCCAACGTGCAGGGCGACCGCACGATGGGCGTATGGGAGCAGCCGACCAAAGAGTTTCAGGACGCGCTAGGTAAGGAATTCAACTTTAAAGCGCCCTATGAACACGGCTACGACACGGTGGAGGCCATCAAGGCCATGTATCACGGCGAGTTGAAGGTGTATTTCGGCTTGGGTGGCAACCTGCTGGCCGCCGGCCCCGATACTGAGCTGATTGCCGAAGGCATGCGCCGCCAGAACCTGACCGTGTACGTGGGCACCAAGCTCAACCGCGGCCACCTCACCACCGGCAAAACCAGCCTGCTGCTGCCCTGCTTCACGCACGCCGACATCGACATGCAGAAGAGCGGCCACCAGATGACGAGCTGCGAAAACTCGATGGGCGTGGTGAGCCAGAACAAGGGTGTGCTTGTGCCGCTGCCCGGCAATAAAATACTGAGCGAAGTCGCCATTCTGGCCGGCGTGGCTATTGCTACCCTCGGCGAGAAAACCAACGTGGCCGACTGGGTAGCCATGACGGAGAACTACGACGTCATCCGCGACCACATTTCGCGCGTAATTCCCGGCTTCGAGAAATTCAACGAGAAGCTGCGCAAGCCCGGCGGCTTCTACCTGCCCAACGGCCCCGCGAGCGCAAGTTCACGACCAAGAACGGCATGGCGAACTTCACCACGACCACCCTGGAGAAGTACACCACCGAGCCCGACCAGCTCATCCTGA
- the fdhD gene encoding formate dehydrogenase accessory sulfurtransferase FdhD, with protein MSPFLTLSQASAERTTVQRVVGSALTRATDVLAIEAPLEISLEYGSAGQRQTHSLAVTMRTPGHDAELVAGFLLSEGIVQQAADIITIEHHADPRRPKERGNVVRAALAPGVALALDRLERHFYTTSSCGVCGKTSIDAVKATSCPAPPPAASPRVPASLIHALPARQRAAQPVFEQTGGLHATALFSAEGELLLLREDVGRHNAFDKVVGAALLAGQLPLGQHIVLLSGRASFELVQKAALAGVAILAAVGAPSSLAVEAAEEFGLTLLGFVRNERFNIYSHAQRINGL; from the coding sequence ATGTCGCCTTTTCTCACTCTCTCCCAGGCTAGCGCCGAGCGCACTACGGTGCAGCGCGTGGTGGGCTCGGCGCTCACGCGCGCTACCGACGTGCTGGCCATCGAGGCGCCCCTCGAAATCAGCCTGGAATACGGCTCCGCCGGCCAGCGCCAAACCCACAGCCTGGCCGTGACCATGCGCACGCCCGGCCACGATGCCGAGCTGGTAGCGGGCTTCCTGCTGAGCGAAGGCATTGTGCAGCAGGCCGCTGACATTATCACCATCGAGCACCACGCCGACCCGCGCCGCCCCAAGGAGCGCGGCAACGTGGTGCGCGCCGCGCTAGCCCCCGGCGTAGCGCTGGCGCTGGATAGACTGGAGCGGCATTTCTACACCACCTCCAGCTGCGGCGTGTGCGGCAAAACCAGCATCGACGCCGTGAAGGCTACTAGTTGCCCCGCGCCGCCGCCCGCCGCTAGCCCCCGGGTGCCGGCCAGCCTCATTCACGCGCTGCCGGCGCGGCAGCGGGCGGCCCAGCCGGTTTTTGAGCAAACCGGCGGCTTGCACGCCACGGCCTTGTTTTCGGCCGAGGGCGAGTTACTATTGCTGCGCGAAGACGTAGGCCGCCACAACGCGTTCGATAAAGTAGTGGGTGCCGCGCTGCTGGCCGGCCAGTTGCCGCTGGGCCAGCACATCGTGTTGCTAAGTGGCCGGGCTAGCTTCGAGCTGGTGCAAAAGGCCGCGCTGGCGGGCGTAGCCATTCTGGCGGCCGTGGGCGCGCCGAGCAGCCTGGCTGTGGAAGCGGCCGAAGAATTTGGCCTCACGCTGCTGGGCTTCGTGCGCAACGAGCGATTTAATATTTACAGCCATGCCCAGCGTATCAACGGGTTATGA
- a CDS encoding OFA family MFS transporter — MADNSSAGLLDRSRTIAPPGYNRWLIPPAALAIHLAIGQAYAFSVFNKPLGSLISGDADHPAPDDWTLAQIGLTFSIAIVLLGLSAAIFGKWLERVGPRKAMLAASLCFGGGFLIGSLGIHLHNILLLYFGYGFVGGIGLGIGYISPVSTLIKWFPDRKGVATGMAIMGFGGGAMIGSPLATSLMAHFKASAPQGVAPTFIVMGIIYLLFMQWGVWTIRVPADDWKPAGYVPNEEHSALITTGNVSADNAIKTPQFWLLWVVLLCNVTAGIGVLETASPLIQSVIKGTAKGQGMTEAALVAAGAGFVGLLSLFNLLGRFFWSSASDKLGRKVTYAIYFGLGILLYALAPTLSHNAQLALFVVVCCVIISMYGGGFATIPAYLSDLFGKYQVGAIHGRLLTAWSTAAIVGHLIVSTLTEHAKASGLKGAATYQPVFYTMAGLLAVGLLADLAVTAVNEKYQEKGPVTVEAGGH, encoded by the coding sequence ATGGCCGATAATTCCTCTGCCGGGCTGCTTGACCGCAGCCGTACTATTGCGCCGCCTGGCTACAACCGCTGGCTGATACCGCCGGCCGCGCTGGCTATCCACCTAGCCATCGGGCAAGCCTATGCCTTCAGCGTATTCAACAAGCCGCTAGGGTCGCTCATCAGCGGCGACGCCGACCACCCGGCCCCCGATGACTGGACGCTGGCCCAGATTGGGCTAACGTTCTCGATTGCCATTGTGCTGCTGGGCTTGTCGGCCGCTATTTTTGGCAAATGGCTCGAACGCGTGGGGCCGCGCAAGGCCATGCTGGCGGCATCGCTGTGTTTCGGTGGCGGCTTCCTGATTGGCTCGCTCGGCATTCATTTGCACAATATTTTGCTGCTGTACTTTGGTTATGGCTTCGTGGGCGGCATCGGGCTGGGCATCGGCTACATTTCACCGGTGAGCACGCTCATCAAGTGGTTTCCTGACCGCAAAGGGGTAGCTACGGGCATGGCCATTATGGGCTTTGGGGGCGGCGCCATGATTGGCTCGCCGCTGGCCACCAGCCTCATGGCGCATTTTAAGGCTTCTGCCCCGCAGGGGGTAGCACCTACTTTCATTGTGATGGGCATTATTTACCTGCTCTTCATGCAGTGGGGCGTGTGGACCATTCGGGTGCCGGCCGATGACTGGAAGCCCGCCGGCTACGTACCCAATGAAGAGCACAGCGCGCTCATCACTACCGGCAACGTGTCGGCCGACAATGCCATCAAAACGCCGCAGTTCTGGCTGCTGTGGGTGGTGCTGCTCTGCAACGTAACCGCCGGTATCGGGGTGCTCGAAACGGCTTCGCCGCTGATTCAGTCTGTTATAAAAGGTACTGCAAAAGGACAGGGTATGACGGAAGCCGCCCTGGTGGCCGCCGGCGCTGGCTTCGTGGGCCTGCTGAGTTTGTTTAATCTGCTAGGGCGTTTTTTCTGGTCGTCGGCCTCCGATAAGCTAGGGCGCAAGGTGACCTACGCCATCTATTTTGGGTTGGGCATTCTGCTCTACGCCCTGGCCCCGACGCTGAGCCACAACGCCCAGCTAGCCCTGTTTGTGGTAGTATGCTGCGTGATTATCAGCATGTACGGCGGGGGCTTCGCCACTATTCCGGCCTACCTGTCCGACCTGTTTGGGAAGTACCAAGTGGGGGCTATCCACGGGCGTCTGCTCACGGCCTGGAGCACGGCGGCCATTGTGGGTCACTTGATTGTGAGTACGTTAACTGAACACGCTAAGGCATCAGGCCTCAAGGGCGCCGCCACTTACCAGCCTGTGTTCTATACCATGGCCGGCCTGCTTGCCGTGGGGTTATTAGCTGACCTGGCCGTGACGGCCGTAAATGAGAAGTACCAGGAAAAAGGCCCGGTTACTGTTGAAGCTGGCGGCCACTAA
- a CDS encoding DUF6678 family protein: MIIPTSGYIETGGQGPWPIRQIQWVEINPIVTEHIGRLGHPKQIDSLVQIEEGLRNATVPYTTMNGIIRILFSDVL, encoded by the coding sequence ATTATAATTCCAACTTCTGGCTACATTGAAACGGGCGGCCAAGGCCCTTGGCCTATTCGTCAGATACAGTGGGTGGAAATAAATCCTATCGTTACAGAACACATAGGGCGTCTTGGTCATCCTAAGCAAATAGACAGCTTGGTGCAAATTGAGGAAGGTCTGCGTAATGCGACCGTACCCTATACAACCATGAATGGAATAATCCGTATTCTGTTCTCAGATGTACTTTAG
- a CDS encoding ABC transporter substrate-binding protein translates to MRASLYLSLGLLGLGACQPENKSASPAATVRVHDDLGRPLTLPAHPRRVLALAPSLTEILFAVADTATIIARTQADDYPAAALRKPLVNSYPLDLERLVALRPDVVFTIEGMTPPDAAARLGQLGIPVYYQKYRRVADVLRGINDVGRLLGCPAPARHLTDSLQKQLDQLASPPRPAGAAPTVLALASADPIYVYGQNTLCTDEIRLAGGQNAVRDTFPQPFPALTREYILKLNPEVVLGGRFGKLDSTFFKNNPELRRTRAYLARRVYATTPNLLQRPGPRVVEAVRELQALLRK, encoded by the coding sequence ATGCGCGCTTCGCTCTACCTATCGCTCGGGCTGCTTGGGTTGGGGGCCTGCCAACCCGAAAATAAGTCGGCTAGCCCGGCCGCTACCGTGCGGGTGCACGACGACCTGGGCCGCCCCCTCACGCTGCCCGCCCACCCACGCCGGGTGCTGGCGCTGGCCCCCAGCCTCACCGAAATACTATTTGCCGTGGCCGACACGGCCACCATTATTGCCCGCACCCAGGCCGACGACTACCCGGCGGCTGCGTTGCGCAAGCCTTTGGTAAACTCTTATCCGCTCGATTTGGAGCGCCTCGTGGCCCTGCGTCCCGACGTGGTCTTCACCATCGAAGGCATGACGCCGCCCGACGCGGCGGCCCGCCTGGGCCAGCTGGGCATTCCGGTTTATTACCAGAAGTACCGGCGTGTAGCCGATGTGCTGCGCGGCATCAACGACGTGGGCCGGCTGCTGGGCTGCCCGGCGCCGGCCCGGCACCTCACCGACTCGCTGCAAAAGCAGCTCGACCAGCTGGCTAGCCCGCCCCGGCCGGCCGGAGCCGCGCCCACCGTGCTGGCCCTGGCCTCGGCCGACCCCATCTATGTGTACGGGCAGAATACCCTATGTACCGATGAGATAAGGCTAGCGGGCGGCCAGAATGCGGTGCGCGATACTTTTCCGCAGCCTTTTCCGGCCCTGACGCGCGAGTATATTTTAAAGCTGAACCCGGAGGTGGTGCTGGGCGGCCGCTTCGGCAAGCTGGACAGCACGTTTTTCAAAAACAATCCCGAGCTGCGCCGCACCCGCGCCTACCTGGCCCGCCGTGTATACGCCACCACGCCCAACCTATTGCAGCGCCCTGGCCCGCGCGTCGTGGAGGCCGTGCGCGAGCTGCAAGCCCTTTTACGTAAGTAA
- the lpxB gene encoding lipid-A-disaccharide synthase: MKYYLIAGERSGDTHAAHLLHELKNQDPGADFRYWGGDQMEAQGGHLVRHYRDLAVMGFWETATSLLKFRGYLKECQADILGYRPDVLILVDYGGFNLRMAAWAKVQGIRVFYYISPKIWAWNQSRVEKIKTLVDKMFVILPFESEFYQRFDYKVDYIGNPTADEVAAFRPDPSFLTQHGIDPERKIIAVLPGSRKQEIEEMLHEMLAVLPAFQEYQFVVAGVSNLDRAYYAHFERNGIKIVFDQAYDLLSRASAALVTSGTATLETALFGVPQVVCYRTSGLTYMIGKAVIKVPYISLVNLIVGRTVVEEYIQGDFTARNLLDELKRLLTDEEYIAKQKAGYAELRQKMGQHNAARQAAALMINYLGEKQAAA; encoded by the coding sequence ATGAAATACTACCTCATAGCCGGCGAGCGCTCCGGCGATACCCACGCCGCCCACCTGCTGCACGAGCTTAAAAACCAGGACCCCGGCGCGGATTTTCGCTACTGGGGCGGCGACCAGATGGAGGCCCAGGGCGGCCACCTCGTGCGCCACTACCGCGACCTGGCCGTGATGGGCTTCTGGGAAACGGCTACCAGCCTGCTCAAATTTCGCGGTTATCTGAAAGAGTGCCAGGCCGATATTCTGGGCTACCGGCCCGATGTGCTGATACTGGTAGACTACGGCGGGTTCAACCTGCGCATGGCGGCCTGGGCCAAGGTGCAGGGTATTCGGGTGTTTTACTATATCTCGCCCAAAATCTGGGCCTGGAACCAAAGCCGCGTAGAAAAAATCAAAACTTTGGTAGACAAGATGTTCGTCATCCTGCCTTTTGAGTCTGAATTCTACCAGCGCTTCGACTATAAGGTCGATTACATCGGCAACCCCACGGCCGACGAGGTGGCGGCTTTTCGGCCCGACCCTAGTTTTCTGACCCAGCACGGCATCGACCCCGAGCGTAAAATCATTGCTGTGCTGCCGGGCTCGCGCAAACAAGAAATTGAGGAGATGCTGCACGAGATGCTGGCCGTGCTGCCCGCCTTTCAGGAGTACCAGTTTGTGGTGGCCGGGGTGAGCAACCTCGACCGTGCGTACTACGCCCACTTTGAGCGCAACGGTATCAAAATCGTATTTGACCAGGCCTACGACCTGCTGAGTCGGGCCAGCGCGGCGCTCGTAACCAGCGGCACAGCCACCCTCGAAACGGCGCTGTTCGGGGTGCCGCAGGTGGTGTGCTACCGCACCAGCGGCCTTACCTACATGATTGGCAAAGCGGTGATTAAAGTGCCTTACATCTCGCTCGTGAACCTCATTGTGGGCCGCACGGTGGTGGAGGAATACATCCAGGGCGATTTCACGGCCCGCAACCTGCTTGACGAACTCAAGCGTCTGCTCACCGACGAGGAGTACATTGCCAAGCAAAAAGCCGGCTACGCCGAGTTGCGCCAAAAGATGGGCCAGCACAACGCCGCCCGCCAGGCTGCCGCGCTGATGATTAACTACCTGGGCGAAAAACAAGCCGCCGCTTAG
- a CDS encoding 6-carboxytetrahydropterin synthase produces the protein MLYVSRREHFNAAHKLYNPAWSPERNAEVFGPCANENWHGHNYEMIVTVKGQPDPDTGFVVDLKALSDLIRTHITDQVDHKNLNLDVPFLKGQLASTENLAVAFWQILERELPAITPAQLHCIKIYETPRNAVEYFG, from the coding sequence ATGCTATACGTCAGCCGCCGCGAGCACTTCAATGCCGCCCACAAGCTCTACAACCCCGCCTGGAGCCCGGAGCGCAACGCGGAGGTTTTTGGCCCCTGCGCCAACGAAAACTGGCACGGCCACAACTACGAGATGATAGTGACCGTGAAGGGCCAGCCCGACCCCGACACCGGCTTCGTCGTCGATTTGAAGGCCCTCAGCGACCTCATTCGCACGCACATCACCGACCAGGTTGACCACAAAAACCTCAACCTCGACGTGCCTTTTCTGAAAGGCCAGCTGGCCAGCACCGAAAACCTGGCCGTGGCTTTCTGGCAGATTCTGGAGCGCGAGTTGCCGGCCATCACCCCGGCTCAGCTGCACTGCATCAAGATTTACGAAACGCCCCGCAACGCGGTGGAGTACTTCGGCTAG